The genomic segment CGGTTCTCAGTTCCCACGCAGCAGGCTAGTTGACTTGATCAAAACGCATGTTGCACGTAGCTAGCTGCAAGCTGGAGCGTTCCAACTCCACGCGGGATCGAATTTTTAAGTTACTAACTACTACGTACCCACGCGTTCGGGTCACGGTCGATCATCAGATCTGACGCCCTATTTCGCGAGGCCATGCATCAACAGGGACTCTTCTGTTTCTTTTCGTTCGTCAGGGGACACAAGCAGTTGACCCTGCAATTGACAACTGGCAAGTGGCACCTCCCCCTGGTCGTGCCGATCCCATTCTCACCACCAACCGCACTGTTATTTTACTACAAGCACTGCCGCCCTCGTGATCCCCTACTCCCTAGATTAATCACTCCAGCTAGGCAGCTACTAACCCACTCTTACACTGTACTGAAACTGATGGATTGTAATCCTGTCATTGATTAATGAAAGCACTCTTTTAtttgagagagagaaaaaaacaacTCTACTTCCTCGGAGAGGACCAATAGGGGCGGCGATGTGGCACGTGGACAGAGAATACGACACATACATGGTCAGCAGATGAGCAGAGTGACAGGCAAGTTACAGTAACATACTACGTACTACATGCGTGCTTAAATCCCTAATCTATACTAGTAACCTGCGTCGCATTCACCTTGCAATTCCACGCTGCTTCCCCTTGGTTTACACCTAGTAGTTCCGAGACAATCTAATAAACAGTGAGCACTGGCCGGCGAGCTCATCGCAGCTAGCGGCTTCTATAAATAGTCAGTCGTCCGCCGGCTCCTTTTCGCAGGACTCCACGCCTGAATTCGGCACGAGACAAAAGGAGATCACTGACTGGAATCAGGTCACGGTCAGGGAGTCAGGGTGATCGAGAAGGATGGCAATGGCCAGCAGCGCTCCAGCTTGTGCGGCGTCGGAGCTTGTTGCTAAGGGCAGGGAATCGGCTGCTGTTCTGCAGGCCCTGCTCGCCGGCCAGCAGCCGGCGGTTGGCGCAGTCGTCGAAACGCCCCACGGCCTCCAGGAACTCACAGAACAGATCCTCCGCTGCTGCgaccgcgcgctcgccgcgctgcgCAGTGGCACGGCGGAGGGCGCCGCTGCCAGCGGCGGTACCAGGAAGCGCAAGCCGGAGCGCGGTTACGGCCCGGCTGCTCCTCCTGCGACGAGCTCCAAAAGGACGAGGTGAACAATAGTTCTGCTCATGATTGATGATTAGTCTTCAGGCTCActgtgctagctagctagaacaCTGACATAGCACACTGGCACTGCAGGGGAGAGAGGGGAACAAGAGTTGAGAGAGACGGACAATAGAGGACGGCTTCATCTGGAGGAAGTATGGCCAGAAGGAAATCCACGGCAGCAAGTACCCGAGGTGCGGATCTGTTTAATTTCAAGATTTTAATTAATCAAATTCTCCTTGAATCTGAATGCAATCAGGAGTACTAGGGATCAGCTTAGTTCATGTGCATCGCTGAGCTTCTGATCTTTGTCGCTCACAGGCTCTACTTCCGCTGCACCTACAAGGACGACCACGGCTGCACGGCCAGGCGGCAGGTGCAGAGGTCGGATGCCGACCCCTCCGTCTTCCTCATCACCTACTTGGGTGACCACACCTGCTGCCGTGGCGACGACGAGCCTCTGGCGCCGTTCGTCATCATCAACTTCGGTTCCAGCAGTAGCGACGGGCTGCCTAGCCGCAGTTCGCCGTGGCCTTCTTGTGACGACGACGGTCCGGGTCCGGTGGTCTGTAAGTCACCGGATTTGTGCAATTCGCCGGAAGAGGAGCTGCGATCAGGCATGGACAACGAGTCGTCGTCCGAGTTCATCGACCAGTCAACACCGGTGCCGGAGCCGACGAGTATGAGCCCGATGGATGGGTGCTTGTTGGATTGGACGCTTTGCGATGAGGAGAGCTCCTTTGACATTGGCGAATTCGTGGGACAGGACTACTTTGATTACTTTGGGCTGCTTTAATAGATATATGCATGATCAGTGTACAGACAGGAGGTATTGGTCAGGCCAAACGGAGTAGCTTAATTTTGATTGAGAAATGTGTTAGTATATGTAGTGAATCCTTGTTTTGCCAGCTAGCTGCTGTCATCATGCTTTTTAAATTTATGAGGCAAATTATGACGTGGAATGTAATAAAATGGTGCGCGTCTGCGTGATTTGCTTATCTATTTGGTCCTGTTTATTTGGTTGCAAAGCCTTATTCAAGGGATCGACGGAATTTTATTGTAAGAAGGACGACGCCCTTGCCATCAGTCAATAAAATAAAGGTTTGATTTTCATAAAATACATATATAGAGAGATTTTTGAACTGATTGGTCATTGCAAAATCCATAAGGCGCAATTTTGACAAGAGGttttagtgtgtgtgtgtgtgtgtgtgtgtggtgtgtgtgtgtgtgtgtgtgtgtgtgtgtgtgtgtgtgtgtgtgtgtggtgtgtgagACACACAGGCACATGCACACTAATTATCCTTAATTAAAATGTTGATGTGATTTTGCAATGACCAAAGTAATATTCACACACTTTTTCTTTGGGTGAAATATATATACTTCAATTCCTACATCGTTATTATTACAGGTTGTACATGAGACTATGAGAGGAGAGGTGTTATCATCGCGCAATTGATGTTTAGTAGGCCTAATGATTATACCATAAAATAGCATTGTTGAAAAAGACTTTCCGCTGGTGGTGGTTCAATCAAGTAAACACAAACAAAAGCTTGAAACCAATAATAGGTGCTTTCTTGGAACTTATAGAGTAAACAAAATCTAGTGAAACTGAGCTTAGAACCGCAGAGGCCTTCCAAGTGTTCCAAATATTATTCTTATTTTGGGGGGGACTCATGTCCCACCTcctttctttgttcttcttctctcttcacCTCTCCTCCTAGCTTCTCCTGACCCGCCACTGCTATACAACAATTGTTAATTATTTAAAAAAGAGTATCTTCAGATG from the Panicum virgatum strain AP13 unplaced genomic scaffold, P.virgatum_v5 scaffold_4224, whole genome shotgun sequence genome contains:
- the LOC120694207 gene encoding probable WRKY transcription factor 70, giving the protein MAMASSAPACAASELVAKGRESAAVLQALLAGQQPAVGAVVETPHGLQELTEQILRCCDRALAALRSGTAEGAAASGGTRKRKPERGYGPAAPPATSSKRTRRTIEDGFIWRKYGQKEIHGSKYPRLYFRCTYKDDHGCTARRQVQRSDADPSVFLITYLGDHTCCRGDDEPLAPFVIINFGSSSSDGLPSRSSPWPSCDDDGPGPVVCKSPDLCNSPEEELRSGMDNESSSEFIDQSTPVPEPTSMSPMDGCLLDWTLCDEESSFDIGEFVGQDYFDYFGLL